In one Carassius carassius chromosome 12, fCarCar2.1, whole genome shotgun sequence genomic region, the following are encoded:
- the LOC132154646 gene encoding eukaryotic translation initiation factor 4E type 2-like isoform X2, whose protein sequence is MNNKFDALKDDDSGDHDQDNCSPKDGEKEKNDEEEKDSNTTKRKAVVPGAGEHPLQYNYTFWYSRRTPGRPASTQSYEQNIKQIGSFASVEQFWRFYSHMIRPDDLTGHSDFHLFKEGIKPMWEDDANKSGGKWIIRLRKGLASRCWENLILAMLGEQFMVGEEICGAVVSVRFQEDIISIWNKTASDQATTARIRDTLRRVLNLPPNTIMEYKTHTDSIKAWEDFHGLVNASGGR, encoded by the exons atgaacaacaaatttgacgC CCTGAAAGATGATGACAGTGGAGATCACGACCAGGACAACTGCTCACCGAAAGATGGGGAGAAGGAAAAAAATGACGAAGAGGAGAAGGACTCAAACACTACCAAGAGAAAg GCGGTGGTCCCAGGAGCTGGTGAGCACCCTCTTCAGTACAACTACACGTTCTGGTATTCTCGTCGCACACCAGGACGACCAGCGAGCACACAGAGCTACGAACAGAACATTAAACAGATCGGCAGCTTTGCTTCG GTGGAGCAGTTCTGGCGTTTTTATAGTCACATGATCCGACCGGATGATCTGACTGGTCACAGCGATTTCCACCTGTTTAAGGAAGGAATCAAACCCATGTGGGAG GATGATGCTAATAAGAGCGGAGGTAAATGGATCATTCGGCTTCGTAAAGGCCTGGCGTCACGCTGCTGGGAAAATCTGATCTTGGCCATGCTAGGCGAGCAGTTCATGGTGGGCGAGGAGATCTGTGGGGCCGTTGTGTCCGTTCGCTTCCAG GAGGATATCATTTCTATCTGGAATAAGACCGCAAGTGATCAGGCCACCACTGCTCGCATTAGAGACACCTTACGCAGAGTTCTCAACCTGCCGCCCAATACCATTATGGAGTATAAAACACACACTGATAGCATCAA AGCTTGGGAGGATTTCCATGGTCTAGTGAACGCAAGTGGAGGCCGCTAG
- the LOC132154646 gene encoding eukaryotic translation initiation factor 4E type 2-like isoform X1, whose amino-acid sequence MLRASRPRTDHRVTRVCEQRGLGALRPRLKLFSAASWNGMRRCRLAVNTLKDDDSGDHDQDNCSPKDGEKEKNDEEEKDSNTTKRKAVVPGAGEHPLQYNYTFWYSRRTPGRPASTQSYEQNIKQIGSFASVEQFWRFYSHMIRPDDLTGHSDFHLFKEGIKPMWEDDANKSGGKWIIRLRKGLASRCWENLILAMLGEQFMVGEEICGAVVSVRFQEDIISIWNKTASDQATTARIRDTLRRVLNLPPNTIMEYKTHTDSIKAWEDFHGLVNASGGR is encoded by the exons ATGCTCAGGGCCTCCAGGCCGAGGACGGATCACCGGGTTACGCGTGTGTGTGAGCAGCGGGGGTTAGGTGCTCTGCGACCCCGGCTCAAACTCTTCTCTGCAGCCAGCTGGAATGGCATGAGGCGGTGTAGGCTGGCTGTAAACAC CCTGAAAGATGATGACAGTGGAGATCACGACCAGGACAACTGCTCACCGAAAGATGGGGAGAAGGAAAAAAATGACGAAGAGGAGAAGGACTCAAACACTACCAAGAGAAAg GCGGTGGTCCCAGGAGCTGGTGAGCACCCTCTTCAGTACAACTACACGTTCTGGTATTCTCGTCGCACACCAGGACGACCAGCGAGCACACAGAGCTACGAACAGAACATTAAACAGATCGGCAGCTTTGCTTCG GTGGAGCAGTTCTGGCGTTTTTATAGTCACATGATCCGACCGGATGATCTGACTGGTCACAGCGATTTCCACCTGTTTAAGGAAGGAATCAAACCCATGTGGGAG GATGATGCTAATAAGAGCGGAGGTAAATGGATCATTCGGCTTCGTAAAGGCCTGGCGTCACGCTGCTGGGAAAATCTGATCTTGGCCATGCTAGGCGAGCAGTTCATGGTGGGCGAGGAGATCTGTGGGGCCGTTGTGTCCGTTCGCTTCCAG GAGGATATCATTTCTATCTGGAATAAGACCGCAAGTGATCAGGCCACCACTGCTCGCATTAGAGACACCTTACGCAGAGTTCTCAACCTGCCGCCCAATACCATTATGGAGTATAAAACACACACTGATAGCATCAA AGCTTGGGAGGATTTCCATGGTCTAGTGAACGCAAGTGGAGGCCGCTAG
- the capn10 gene encoding calpain-10, translating to METESEHHGMFVDPDFPADESSLFCDYTTPLSKLLGDVTWLRPQEICKQPQLFPDDPVEAHPKQGILGDCWLLCACSMLLKNQHLLNKVFPPEQPLWGDRVYHGEFRVQFWQNGRWIEVRVDDQLPCINDTLCFSRCQSPRAFWVALLEKAYAKLHGSYERLWAGQVCEAVVDLSGTIAVRWSLKGAESPQQPNESQTQHTPNGMRLSELSLHLKERCAISCCVHNAPTGIPELGQFHAMSVMEWTNVTTTTGEQVELVRIRNPWGRRSWTGVWRESGSGWASLELSCTQALLGRTAEGEFWMDETEFQQEFDEVTVGYPLSDTGHLQSIYTGSYLTHSHQIGGRWVKGHSAGGCRNNNTFSINPKFWLKVCERGEVLLSLLQHGHPEPPAEGSTQQHSHLQAIALHVWKVEKKHFNLMRTLNKPPLVSHTHAYNREVVVHTHLNPGFYLLVPSTFLQGAEGRFLLRVHSSCSTSLSVMKSPPPLQHCSEGEWETISSHGCWSIGSTAGGSRNFTTHGLNPRIPFTVTYDPGGNNVKVTLCQNRPENSLHAIGFHIYEVPDGDSVLSPGAISPVVSCVPHAHSQEVSVFCHLQPGKYIIIPSTYQPELSAHFTLTFTCRINRKAVQSQERLGHAVQEVSCISVMRR from the exons ATGGAGACGGAAAGTGAGCATCATGGGATGTTTGTGGATCCGGACTTCCCTGCTGATGAGTCCTCACTCTTCTGTGACTACACCACGCCCCTGTCCAAATTGTTGGGTGATGTCACATGGCTCCGCCCACAG GAGATCTGCAAGCAGCCTCAGCTCTTCCCTGATGACCCTGTGGAGGCCCACCCAAAGCAAGGGATCCTGGGAGACTGCTGGTTGCTCTGTGCCTGCTCCATGTTACTCAAGAACCAGCATCTTCTGAACAAG GTATTTCCACCAGAGCAGCCTCTGTGGGGTGACCGTGTTTACCACGGTGAGTTCCGGGTCCAGTTCTGGCAGAACGGGCGCTGGATAGAGGTACGGGTGGATGACCAACTGCCCTGCATCAATGACACTCTCTGCTTTTCACGATGCCAGAGCCCTAGGGCATTCTGGGTAGCACTTCTGGAGAAAGCTTATGCTAA GTTACATGGTTCATACGAGCGTTTGTGGGCGGGGCAAGTATGTGAGGCAGTTGTGGATTTGAGTGGAACCATAGCAGTACGATGGAGTCTGAAAGGGGCGGAGTCTCCACAACAGCCCAATGAGTCCCAGACTCAACACACACCTAACGGGATGAGACTATCTGAACTCTCACTTCATCTGAAGGAGCGATGTGCCATCAGCTGCTGTGTCCACAACGCCCCCACAG GTATCCCAGAGCTTGGTCAGTTCCATGCCATGAGTGTGATGGAGTGGACAAATGTGACAACCACTACAGGTGAACAAGTGGAGCTGGTCAGGATACGAAACCCCTGGGGCAGGAGGAGCTGGACCGGGGTCTGGAGAGAGAG TGGATCAGGTTGGGCTTCTCTGGAGCTCTCCTGTACTCAGGCTCTACTGGGCCGCACGGCAGAGGGGGAATTCTGGATGGACGAGACAGAATTCCAGCAGGAATTTGATGAGGTCACAGTAGGCTATCCCCTCAGTGATACAGGACACCTCCAAAGCATCTACACAG GAAGCTATCTAACCCACAGCCACCAAATTGGAGGTCGCTGGGTCAAAGGTCACTCTGCGGGCGGTTGCCGTAACAATAACACTTTTAGTATCAACCCCAAGTTCTGGTtaaaagtgtgtgagagaggtgAAGTGTTGCTGTCATTGCTGCAGCACGGACATCCAGAGCCACCAGCAGAGGGCAGCACTCAGCAGCACTCTCACCTCCAGGCCATTGCACTGCATGTGTGGAAG gTGGAGAAGAAACACTTTAACCTGATGCGGACACTGAACAAGCCACCGCTTGTGTCGCACACGCATGCATACAATCGAGAAGTGGTAGTGCACACTCACCTGAATCCAGGTTTTTACCTGTTGGTGCCTAGTACCTTCCTGCAGGGAGCGGAGGGCCGGTTCCTTCTGAGAGTTCATTCTTCCTGCTCTACCTCTCTCAG tgtgatgAAATCCCCTCCTCCTCTTCAGCACTGTTCCGAGGGCGAGTGGGAAACCATCAGCTCTCATGGCTGTTGGTCCATTGGTTCTACTGCAGGAGGAAGTCGCAACTTTACCACACATGGACTCAACCCCCGTATACCCTTTACTGTGACCTATGACCCTGGAGGTAACAACGTAAAGGTCACATTATGCCAAAACAGGCCTGAAAATTCCCTCCATGCCATCGGCTTTCATATTTATGAG gTACCTGATGGTGACTCTGTTTTAAGCCCTGGTGCCATTTCTCCGGTGGTTAGCTGTGTACCTCATGCCCACTCCCAGGAGGTCAGTGTGTTTTGCCATCTACAGCCGGGCAAGTACATCATAATTCCCTCCACCTACCAGCCAGAACTCAGCGCTCACTTCACGCTCACTTTTACATGCAGGATAAATCG GAAAGCAGTGCAGAGTCAAGAGCGTCTGGGCCATGCTGTTCAGGAG GTCTCCTGTATCTCTGTGATGAGACGATAG